TTCACCAAATTGTCATGGTTGCTGGCTTGCCTGAATTACTCGTCGGACATTTCCCAAACAACAGGATCCTTGAGGATTGTTTACTTCGCAGCCACAACGGTTTGCTTTGACATGGGCTGTAATGCTTTCGATTGCAGTGCTGTAACCCGTCGATATACGCTCGTTGCGGAGGCGCTGCCGGCTCCAGCCAAAGCAATAACAGACCAAGACTTCATCCCCACGATCTTTTTGAAAGATAGATACTTCCAAATCCTGAGTAGTGAAGGTATCCCCTTGATTGGAAAAGTAAACAATCGGACAATCTGGAGCATCACAGAAGCGATATTGCCTTTGGGGTTCCAAGCGTGCCAGAGCAGAGGGTGTGAGCAAACTTTTCAGCGTGATAAGGTGCACTGGCTTGCCTCGCTGCTGGTTCTGAGGACAAGTATACACAGCGTCTTGGGACGACGATGAATCACAGCACGGACCCATGGCAACGTTCCTCCAATTAGTCGGACGGTTAGTCGGACGGTTAGTCGGACAGCTAGTCGGGTTGGTTATGGCAATGGCGGCGATATCGCCAGTATGACCATAGGGTGAGTCCTACGAAGGCTCCTAGTGCAGGGAGCAAGACATAATCCAGATATCCGGCCCAGGCACTTAGCCCCAAAGCACCTAACATCACCAGCAGAATCGGCGTAAAGCAACAAAGAGCAACCACGGTTGTTCCAATCAGGCTGGCAATCAACCTATTTTTGGGGTTCATTCTGCTCATTATCCTGCTCAATCAAGCCACAGACTTTCCCGTTACAAACGGTTTCATCAAGGGCTTCAATGGAATCAGAAATTACGGCCTCAATATGCTCATATCGATGCGTTAACTCCCGGCGAAGGGTCAGCATATCTTGAATGTGTTGATCGAGTTCTGCAAGATGTTGCTTCATCTGACTACGACAGAGGGAACACGATGAATGCCGTATTGAGCTGCTTTTTCAATACCTTCATCCGGTGCAGATGCTGTGCATAAATCCCAAATCTGCACGTCGCAATTCGAGCAGGCTAGCGCTCGAACGAGCTTGACGGTCTCATCACACAGAGGGCATCCTGCGGTAAAAACTTCAACGATACGGTTAGACATTTTGCTTGTCTCCTGAACTCTGAGTTCAGCCTAAACCTTATACTTGACTTCAAGGTCAAGCACTTTCCTGAAACACCTGTCTGAACGCTGTGCCTGAGCGTTGTCAACTGACTCAGGAAACCACTCGGCTTCTAAGCTATTGCGGCAAGCCTCCTCTATCGAGCCCTAAGGGAACGTTTCGCAGCCCCATGGCTGATGGTGTGTCGATTATGCCATCCCCGGGTGATGCCCAAAACCACCTGGGAGCGTTACGGTGATTGCAGCGATATATATAGTAGTAGCCAGTCAGCTTCCCTAGACTAGGCAATTAGGCGATCAGCAATGTCCTAAGCTGACTGGCTCGCCATCGCACAACACGTTGTGATGGTGACGATAATCGCGATCCCAATGACTCAACCACCATTGTAAGCAGGGGTATTCCATGGCGACGGGCAGGCAACAGATAAGCGGGGTCGCTGCTGCCATTTTGGTGGCAGGGCTGATGGCCCTGGGGGGCTGTCGCCCGCAGCCGCCAGAGGCCGGGTCGGCCTCGACGCCGACCACTGTAGCGCGAGATCTGAGCCAACTACGGCTGCTCTACGGTCGCATCCCTGAGACCCTCAATCCCCACCTGGCCACCGGCGTGCAAGACTTCGAGGCGGCCCGCATCGTCTACGAACCCCTGGCCAGTTACAACGCTCAA
This portion of the Halomicronema hongdechloris C2206 genome encodes:
- a CDS encoding putative iron-sulfur cluster-binding metallochaperone, with amino-acid sequence MGPCCDSSSSQDAVYTCPQNQQRGKPVHLITLKSLLTPSALARLEPQRQYRFCDAPDCPIVYFSNQGDTFTTQDLEVSIFQKDRGDEVLVCYCFGWSRQRLRNERISTGYSTAIESITAHVKANRCGCEVNNPQGSCCLGNVRRVIQASQQP
- the merF gene encoding mercury resistance system transport protein MerF; protein product: MNPKNRLIASLIGTTVVALCCFTPILLVMLGALGLSAWAGYLDYVLLPALGAFVGLTLWSYWRYRRHCHNQPD